CGCAGATTTTGCGGCCCCCCAGCCAGGAGTGTTCAAAGCCTCCACCGTGATTTTTCCCAACGTGGCTGCCATGCGCAACCGTGAGTGGAAGGACAAGACGGGCTACACCTACGGCCTGCACGGCACCCCCACCACCTTTATTCTGGAAGAGCGCTTGTGCACCCTGGAGGGTGGGCACGAATGCGTGCTGGTGCCCAGCGGGCTGGCTGCCATTGCTTCGGTGAATCTGGCATTGCTCAAAACGGGCGATGAGGTGCTGATCCCGGATAACGCTTACGGGCCAGGCAAGGATTTCGCAGCTGTGGAGCTGGCACGCTACGGTATCTCGCATGCGTTTTACGACCCACTGGACCCTGAGGACCTGGCCCGGCGTATCTCTGCTTCGGCACGCTTGGTGTGGCTGGAAGCCCCAGGGTCTGTGACCATGGAATTCCCGGACCTGTGCGAACAGGTGCGTATTTGCCGCGCTCGGGGCGTGATCACTGCGCTCGACAACACTTGGGGCGCGGGGCTGGCTTTTGCGCCGTTTGATTTGCTGGGGGATGGCAGCCTGGGGGTTGATATCTCTGCGCATGCCCTGACCAAGTACCCCAGTGGTGGGGGCGATGTGTTGATGGGCAGCGTCATGACCCGCTCGGCGGCTTTGCACATGAAGATCAAGCTCACCCACATGCGCCTGGGGCTGGGGGTGGGGCTGAACGATGTGGAGGCTGTGTTGCGCTCTTTGCCCAGCGTGGCATTGCGCTATGCCGCCCACGACCGCACGGCGCGTGAACTGGCCACCTGGCTCCAGTCGCAACCGGCCATTGCGCAAGTGCTGCACCCGGCGCTGCCTGGCTCGCCCGGCCATGCCCACTGGCAGGCCTTGTGTGGCGGAGCACAGGCGGGGCAGGGCGCTGCGGCGGGCTTATTCAGCGTGATGGTGGACGCCCGCTACAGCCAGACCCAGGTGGATGCTTTCTGCGATGCCTTGCAGCTGTTCAAGCTGGGCTACAGCTGGGGCGGCCCCATGAGCTTGGTGGTGCCTTACCACCTGCGCAGCATGCGTGAGGGGGCCACGCCCCATCTGCAACCCGGCACGCTGGTGCGGTTTGCGATTGGGTTGGAGGCTGCCGAAGATT
This Acidovorax sp. 106 DNA region includes the following protein-coding sequences:
- a CDS encoding PLP-dependent transferase, with the protein product MRGMKQEDRAPDISTQIVHHRYQPPADFAAPQPGVFKASTVIFPNVAAMRNREWKDKTGYTYGLHGTPTTFILEERLCTLEGGHECVLVPSGLAAIASVNLALLKTGDEVLIPDNAYGPGKDFAAVELARYGISHAFYDPLDPEDLARRISASARLVWLEAPGSVTMEFPDLCEQVRICRARGVITALDNTWGAGLAFAPFDLLGDGSLGVDISAHALTKYPSGGGDVLMGSVMTRSAALHMKIKLTHMRLGLGVGLNDVEAVLRSLPSVALRYAAHDRTARELATWLQSQPAIAQVLHPALPGSPGHAHWQALCGGAQAGQGAAAGLFSVMVDARYSQTQVDAFCDALQLFKLGYSWGGPMSLVVPYHLRSMREGATPHLQPGTLVRFAIGLEAAEDLRQDLLQALAVMERTAHAG